In a genomic window of Onychostoma macrolepis isolate SWU-2019 chromosome 08, ASM1243209v1, whole genome shotgun sequence:
- the slc6a6a gene encoding solute carrier family 6 member 6a, whose amino-acid sequence MAQKEKLQCLKDFHKDTLKPSPGKSPGTRPEDEAEGKAPQREKWASKLDFVLSVAGGFVGLGNVWRFPYLCYKNGGGAFLIPYFIFLFGGGLPVFFLEVALGQFTSEGGITCWGKLCPIFTGIGYASVVIVSLLNIYYIVILAWGLYYLLQCFQHELPWARCRHSWNTANCVEDTIRKNKSLWLSANITNLTNLTSPVTEFWERNVLSISSGIDEVGGLKWELALCLLAVWIICFFCIWKGVKSTGKVVYFTATFPFLMLIVLLVRGVTLPGASEGIKFYLYPDLTRLKDPEVWIDAGTQIFFSYAICLGAMTSLGSYNKYKYNCYRDCMLLGCLNSGTSFVSGFAIFSVLGFMAQEQGVAIADVAESGPGLAFIAYPKAVTMMPLPTVWAILFFIMLLLLGLDSQFVEVEGQITSLVDLYPSLLRKGYRREIFIAVICVISYLLGLTMVTKGGMYVFQLFDYYAASGVCLLWVAFFECVAVAWVYGADNFYDAIEDMIGYRPNGWMKWSWMLITPVLCVGCFVFSLVKYKPLTYNKFYEYPDWSIGLGWALALASMICIPMMVVIKIIQSDGSLIERIKAVAAPVKGGASSRPKEYCVKNSELLHPLDPNGIHTFTKHSHTIVETTM is encoded by the exons ATGGCACAGAAGGAAAAATTGCAGTGTCTCAAAGATTTCCATAAGGACACGTTGAAGCCGTCTCCCGGTAAGAGTCCCGGCACGCGTCCTGAAGACGAGGCGGAGGGCAAAGCGCCACAGCGGGAGAAATGGGCCAGCAAGCTGGATTTCGTGCTCTCTGTGGCCGGAGGTTTCGTTGGTTTAGGCAACGTTTGGCGATTCCCGTACCTCTGCTACAAGAATGGCGGAG GTGCATTTCTCATCCCCTACTTCATATTTCTGTTTGGTGGAGGTTTGCCCGTCTTCTTTCTGGAGGTTGCGCTCGGCCAGTTCACCTCTGAGGGAGGAATCACCTGCTGGGGGAAACTCTGCCCCATTTTCACCG GAATCGGCTACGCTTCGGTCGTGATCGTGTCTCTGCTGAACATCTACTACATCGTGATCCTGGCGTGGGGTCTGTACTACCTGCTGCAGTGTTTCCAGCACGAGCTGCCCTGGGCCCGCTGCAGACACAGCTGGAACACCGCGAACTGTGTGGAGGACACCATCCGCAAGAACAAAAGCCTCTGGCTCTCCGCCAACATCACCAATCTCACCAACCTTACCTCGCCGGTCACCGAATTCTGGGA GCGGAACGTCCTCAGCATCTCTTCGGGGATCGATGAGGTCGGCGGTCTGAAGTGGGAGCTGGCGCTTTGCCTGCTGGCCGTCTGGATCATCTGCTTCTTCTGCATCTGGAAAGGAGTCAAATCTACCGGCAAG GTGGTCTATTTCACAGCGACGTTTCCTTTCCTCATGCTGATTGTGCTGCTGGTTCGTGGTGTGACTCTGCCTGGTGCCTCCGAGGGCATCAAGTTTTACCTTTACCCCGATCTGACCCGCCTAAAAGACCCTGAG GTGTGGATTGATGCAGGCACTCAGATCTTTTTCTCATATGCTATTTGTCTTGGTGCGATGACATCACTGGGAAGCTACAACAAGTACAAGTATAACTGTTACAG ggaCTGCATGCTGCTCGGATGCCTGAACAGCGGTACCAGTTTCGTGTCAGGCTTTGCCATCTTCTCCGTCCTGGGGTTCATGGCACAGGAGCAGGGCGTGGCCATCGCCGATGTGGCAGAGTCAG GTCCTGGTCTGGCCTTCATCGCGTATCCAAAGGCCGTCACCATGATGCCACTGCCGACGGTCTGGGCCATACTTTTCTTCATAATGCTTCTGCTGCTGGGCCTAGACAGTCAG TTTGTAGAAGTGGAGGGTCAGATCACCTCTCTGGTGGACCTGTACCCATCCCTCCTAAGGAAGGGATACCGGAGAGAAATCTTCATCGCTGTAATCTGCGTCATCAGTTACCTGCTGGGACTCACCATGGTCACTAAA GGTGGCATGTACGTCTTCCAGCTGTTTGACTACTACGCCGCCAGCGGTGTGTGCCTTCTCTGGGTTGCATTCTTTGAATGTGTTGCAGTAGCCTGGGTTTACG gggCTGATAATTTCTACGATGCTATAGAGGACATGATCGGCTACAGACCCAACGGCTGGATGAAATGGAGCTGGATGCTGATCACTCCTGTCCTTTGTGTG GGTTGTTTTGTCTTTTCACTGGTGAAGTACAAGCCGCTCACCTATAACAAGTTTTATGAGTATCCTGATTGGTCCATTGGATTGGGTTGGGCTCTTGCGCTGGCTTCTATGATTTGCATCCCGATGATGGTCGTCATCAAAATCATCCAATCAGACGGCTCCCTGATAGAG CGGATCAAAGCCGTGGCGGCGCCTGTTAAAGGAGGTGCGAGCTCTCGCCCGAAGGAGTACTGTGTGAAGAACAGTGAGCTGCTTCACCCGCTGGACCCCAACGGCATCCACACCTTCACCAAACACAGCCATACCATCGTAGAAACTACTATGTGA